A DNA window from Helianthus annuus cultivar XRQ/B chromosome 15, HanXRQr2.0-SUNRISE, whole genome shotgun sequence contains the following coding sequences:
- the LOC110911573 gene encoding L-ascorbate peroxidase 3: MAIPVVDSEYLKQIEKARRDLRAFIANKNCAPIMLRLAWHDAGTYDVNTKTGGPNGSIRTEEEYSHGSNNGLKIAIDFCEDIKSKYPKITYADLYQLAGVVAVEVTGGPTVDFVPGRKDSKISPKEGRLPNATKGAPHLRDIFYRMGLSDKDIVALSGGHTLGRAHADRSGFEGPWTREPLKFDNSYFVELLKGESEGLLKLPTDLALLDDPVFRHYVELYAKDEDAFFNDYAISHKKLSELGCNPNAKKVTDSVVLAQSAVGVLVTAAVVVLSYVYEVRKKAK, from the exons ATGGCGATTCCTGTTGTAGACTCCGAATACCTCAAACAGATCGAGAAAGCTCGTCGGGACCTTCGTGCCTTCATCGCCAACAAGAATTGCGCCCCGATTATGCTTCGATTAGC GTGGCATGATGCTGGAACGTACGATGTGAACACGAAGACTGGAGGACCTAATGGCTCGATTAGAACCGAGGAGGAGTATAGTCATGGATCGAATAATGGATTGAAGATTGCTATTGATTTTTGTG AAGATATAAAGTCCAAATATCCAAAGATTACGTATGCAGATCTATATCAG CTTGCAGGAGTTGTTGCTGTGGAGGTTACTGGTGGCCCTACTGTGGACTTTGTTCCTGGTAGAAAG GATTCGAAGATCTCTCCCAAGGAAGGCAGACTCCCAAATGCTACCAAAG GCGCACCACACTTGCGGGACATATTTTATCGCATGGGTTTATCTGACAAGGATATCGTAGCCCTGTCAGGAGGACACACTCTG GGAAGAGCACATGCAGATAGATCAGGCTTTGAAGGCCCTTGGACGAGGGAGCCGCTGAAATTCGATAACTCGTATTTTGT GGAACTTCTCAAAGGAGAATCAGAGGGGCTTTTGAAACTTCCTACCGACCTTGCATTGCTGGATGATCCTGTGTTCCGCCATTACGTTGAGCTGTACGCCAAG GATGAAGATGCATTCTTTAATGATTATGCAATATCACACAAGAAACTCTCTGAGCTAGGGTGCAACCCAAATGCTAAAAAGGTAACCGACAGCGTCGTATTGGCACAAAGCGCAGTGGGGGTTCTGGTGACTGCCGCTGTGGTGGTTCTCAGTTACGTTTATGAAGTCCGTAAAAAGGCCAAATAA
- the LOC110911572 gene encoding synaptotagmin-2 — MGVISTFLGFSGFGIGVSAGLVIGYYLFIYFQPTDVKDPVIRPLVERDSETLERMLPEIPLWVKNPDFDRVDWLNKFIEYMWPYLDKAICKTAKEIAKPIIAEQIPKFKIDSVEFEHLTLGSLPPTFQGMKVYVTDEKELIMEPSLKWAGNPNVAVVAKSFGLKATVQVVDLQVFAAPRITLKPLVPSFPCFAKICVSLMEKPHVDFGLKLFGADLMSIPGLYRFVQEQIKDQVANMYLWPRTLEVQILDPSKALKKPVGILHVKVLRAMKLKKKDLLGASDPYVKIKLTESKLPSKKTTVKHKNLNPEWNEEFNMVVKDPESQAVELQVYDWEQVGKHDKMGMNVVPLKELTPDEPKTMTLELLKNMDPNDVQNEKSRGQIVVELLYKPFKDEDMPTFEDAGAVQKASEGTPPGGGELVVRVHEAQDVEGKHHTNPYVRVLLKGEERKTKHIKKNRDPRWDEEFKFKLEEPPTNDRLHVEVASASSRIGLLHPKESLGYVDIPLGDVVHNRRINEKYHLIDSRNGKIQIELQWRTVS, encoded by the exons ATGGGTGTAATCAGTACTTTCTTGGGGTTTTCTGGGTTTGGAATTGGGGTTTCTGCTGGCCTTGTGATTGGTTATTATCTGTTCATCTACTTCCAACCTACAGATGTCAAG GATCCGGTCATTCGTCCGTTGGTCGAACGGGACTCCGAAACTCTGGAACGAATGCTTCCCGAGATACCATTGTGGGTTAAGAACCCGGATTTTGATCGG GTTGATTGGCTTAACAAGTTCATCGAGTACATGTGGCCTTATCTTGACAAG GCAATATGCAAGACGGCAAAGGAGATTGCAAAGCCCATTATTGCTGAACAAATTCCAAAGTTCAAAATTGATTCAGTTGAGTTTGAGCATCTTACCTTAGGGTCGTTGCCTCCTACTTTTCAAG GGATGAAGGTCTACGTTACCGATGAGAAGGAGTTGATCATGGAACCATCCTTAAAATGGGCTGGCAATCCTAACGTTGCCGTTGTTGCTAAATCATTTGGTTTAAAAGCAACTGTTCAG GTGGTGGATTTACAAGTCTTTGCTGCACCTCGTATTACGCTAAAACCACTCGTTCCTAGCTTTCCTTGTTTCGCTAAAATCTGCGTCTCTCTCATGGAGAAG CCACATGTTGATTTTGGTCTCAAGCTGTTTGGGGCCGACCTTATGTCGATTCCTGGATTGTATAGGTTTGTCCAG GAACAAATCAAAGATCAAGTTGCCAACATGTATCTTTGGCCTAGAACTCTAGAAGTACAAATATTGGATCCATCCAA GGCCCTGAAGAAACCGGTTGGAATCCTTCACGTTAAGGTTTTGAGGGCCATGAAGTTGAAAAAGAAAGATCTTTTAGGTGCTTCTGATCCTTATGTGAAAATAAAGCTCACCGAAAGTAAGCTTCCGTCGAAGAAGACAACTGTGAAGCATAAGAATTTGAATCCCGAATGGAATGAGGAGTTTAATATGGTTGTTAAAGATCCCGAGTCACAAGCCGTAGAGTTACAAGTTTATGATTGGGAACAG GTCGGTAAACACGACAAGATGGGAATGAATGTTGTTCCGCTAAAGGAACTTACACCTGATGAGCCCAAAACTATGACGCTCGAGCTATTGAAAAACATGGATCCGAATGATGTTCAAAACGAGAAATCAAGAGGCCAAATTGTGGTCGAATTGTTGTATAAGCCTTTTAAGGATGAAGATATGCCGACTTTCGAAGATGCTGGTGCTGTTCAAAAGGCGTCTGAAGGAACACCGCCAGGTGGTGGTGAACTAGTGGTTAGAGTTCATGAGGCTCAAGATGTTGAAGGAAAACACCACACGAATCCTTATGTTAGGGTTCTTTTGAAGGGTGAGGAGAGAAAAACGAAG CATATAAAGAAGAACAGAGATCCAAGATGGGATGAGGAGTTCAAGTTCAAACTGGAGGAGCCTCCTACGAATGATAGGTTGCATGTGGAAGTGGCTAGCGCCTCATCCAGGATCGGGTTACTGCATCCTAAG GAATCATTGGGGTATGTGGACATCCCTCTGGGGGATGTTGTGCACAACAGAAGGATCAATGAGAAGTACCATCTTATTGACTCAAGGAATGGGAAGATCCAGATTGAGCTGCAATGGAGGACTGTGTCTTAA